Proteins encoded by one window of Terriglobales bacterium:
- a CDS encoding GtrA family protein produces MSPAKEGWRRTLRRWLQYNLVGLIGIGVQLGTLEALARLARVPYLWATVLAVEAAILHNFLWHERYTWSDRASATLAHALARLARFNGTTGAISILGNVAVMRLLVGVAHLPYLPSNMLAICACGLVNFWVNDRYVFRARWRLPLA; encoded by the coding sequence GTGAGCCCCGCGAAGGAAGGATGGCGGCGGACCCTGCGGCGCTGGCTGCAGTACAACCTGGTGGGCCTGATCGGGATCGGCGTGCAACTGGGGACGCTGGAGGCGCTGGCCCGCCTGGCGCGTGTACCCTATCTCTGGGCGACGGTGCTGGCGGTCGAGGCCGCCATCCTGCACAACTTCCTCTGGCACGAACGCTATACCTGGTCCGACCGTGCCAGCGCCACCCTGGCCCACGCCCTGGCGCGGCTGGCGCGCTTCAACGGCACCACCGGCGCTATCTCTATCCTGGGGAACGTGGCAGTGATGCGCCTGCTGGTGGGCGTGGCCCACCTGCCCTACCTGCCCTCCAACATGCTGGCGATCTGCGCCTGCGGGCTGGTGAACTTTTGGGTCAACGACCGCTACGTCTTCCGCGCGCGCTGGCGCCTGCCTCTGGCCTGA
- a CDS encoding small ribosomal subunit Rsm22 family protein → MRLPEELRRAIEREVAAVDARLLPRAARELSQRYQEGEPSALRSPAHLAAYLQTRLPATFAANRRVFEEVAARMPGLAPRSLLDLGAGPGTSMWAAAETFPGLEKITLVEREAPLVVAGRRVAAQSRHPAVVGAQWLQQDVLAKAAGEPHDLVVISYALAEISEKATAQFLRAAWDAAATLLVILEPGTPAGFARVLAARTALLDWGAHLVAPCPHAKACPMAQAGDWCHFAVRLERSAAHRRLKQGALGYEDEKFSYLVAGRAPVELPAARVIRHPLIRPGHIQLTLCTASRLEQRTVTKSRKDVYRQARQAEWGAPWSD, encoded by the coding sequence ATGCGTCTGCCGGAGGAGTTGCGCCGCGCGATCGAGCGCGAGGTGGCGGCGGTGGACGCGCGCCTGCTGCCGCGCGCCGCGCGCGAGCTCAGCCAACGCTACCAAGAGGGTGAACCCTCGGCGCTGCGCTCGCCCGCGCACCTGGCCGCGTATCTCCAGACCCGGCTGCCCGCCACCTTCGCCGCCAATCGCCGTGTTTTCGAAGAAGTCGCGGCGCGGATGCCGGGGCTCGCGCCGCGCAGCCTGCTCGATTTGGGCGCTGGGCCGGGCACCAGCATGTGGGCCGCGGCAGAGACCTTCCCCGGGCTGGAGAAGATCACGCTGGTCGAGCGCGAGGCGCCGCTGGTCGTCGCAGGCCGCCGGGTGGCGGCGCAAAGCCGCCACCCGGCAGTCGTGGGAGCGCAGTGGCTCCAGCAGGACGTGCTGGCAAAGGCTGCCGGCGAGCCCCACGACCTCGTGGTCATCTCCTATGCTCTGGCGGAGATCAGCGAGAAGGCCACGGCGCAGTTCCTGCGCGCCGCCTGGGACGCGGCCGCCACGCTGCTGGTCATACTTGAGCCAGGCACGCCGGCGGGCTTCGCGCGCGTACTGGCGGCGCGCACCGCGCTGCTCGACTGGGGAGCGCACCTGGTGGCGCCCTGCCCGCACGCCAAGGCTTGTCCCATGGCCCAGGCCGGCGACTGGTGCCACTTCGCCGTGCGCCTGGAGCGCTCCGCGGCCCACCGCCGGCTCAAGCAGGGCGCGCTCGGCTACGAGGACGAGAAGTTCTCGTATCTCGTTGCCGGGCGCGCGCCGGTGGAGCTGCCCGCCGCGCGCGTCATCCGCCATCCCCTGATCCGCCCCGGCCACATCCAACTCACGCTGTGCACGGCGAGCCGGCTGGAGCAGCGCACGGTCACCAAATCCCGGAAGGATGTCTACCGGCAGGCGCGCCAGGCGGAGTGGGGCGCGCCCTGGAGCGACTGA
- a CDS encoding adenosine-specific kinase has translation MGAHKREAPMLELESVRMEFPADANLIVGQSHFIKTVEDLYEAVATTVPQAKFGLAFNESSGPCLTRAEGNDEALRAAAVRNAQALAAGHTFVLILRDAYPINVMGAIRRVPEVCTIFCATANPVEVIVARSPQGRGVLGVIDGSPPKGVEGPEEAAARRDFLRKIGYKR, from the coding sequence ATGGGCGCGCACAAGCGGGAGGCGCCCATGCTGGAGCTGGAGAGCGTGCGCATGGAATTCCCCGCCGACGCCAACCTCATCGTCGGCCAATCGCACTTCATCAAGACGGTAGAAGACCTCTACGAGGCGGTGGCCACCACCGTGCCACAGGCGAAGTTCGGCCTCGCCTTCAACGAGAGTTCCGGCCCCTGCCTGACCCGCGCCGAGGGCAACGACGAGGCACTGCGCGCCGCCGCCGTCCGCAACGCGCAGGCGCTCGCCGCCGGGCACACCTTCGTGCTCATCCTGCGCGACGCCTATCCCATCAACGTGATGGGCGCCATCCGGCGCGTGCCCGAGGTGTGCACTATCTTCTGCGCCACCGCCAACCCGGTGGAAGTGATCGTGGCGCGCAGCCCGCAGGGACGCGGGGTGCTGGGCGTGATCGACGGCAGCCCGCCCAAGGGCGTGGAAGGCCCCGAGGAGGCCGCCGCCCGCCGCGACTTCCTGCGCAAGATCGGCTACAAGCGCTGA